The Penaeus monodon isolate SGIC_2016 chromosome 1, NSTDA_Pmon_1, whole genome shotgun sequence DNA window TTCGAGAATCTTCCAGAAATGCTCTAGGGGCTTAAATTAGACTTTGAATCTTCAGCGCCAAAGTCTAACAATCCTAATCAAGGACTATCAAGAGGTGCAAGACGTACCATCGCCTCGCTCCTTTCCCAGACCTTCCTTGCCAAACCGATGTCGCTCGCCAGACCTGTCATTTTCCTCTCCTGAGGCAAAACAAGAATAGATATTTGTTTCATATATTAAGGAAATTGATATCTATAATGATGGTcaaatttttggttttcgttattttactttatctattAGACCATTATTACACAGTTGGATTATAACAGTTATCAACCATAAATTGCTTCCAGTGAGATAGCTCTCGGTATTTATTCCTAAAACAGTTCTAATCCGCGTCTGATAGGAAATTTCCACGACGAGGAAATGACATCATAGTTTCAAAGGAGACAACAATCACAGCTGAATTCTGAAGtcttcatttttatcactttattaagaaagaggaaaaccaaACCGAGACTCACAGCACAGTCAGCGAAGAATCCACCAGTCACGTTGGCCACTTCGTCTGATCCGGCAAGGTAAACAATGGTTTTAGCCGCTTCCTCGTCACTCTGTATACAGCAAATAAAtcaatggctaaaaaaaaaataataataataaataaaataataataataatttaaaaaaaaatctagttgaCTGTATAATACGGGGATTGCGAAACAAATATTGTAAgtaactttgtctgtctgtctgtatccgtCTGTCCATTCGTCCGTCCGTCCACccgccagtctgtctgtctgactgtctgtctgtctgtctgtccgtctgtatgCCCATCTCTCTTAAAAATCCCATACAAACCCTTGTAACGAACTGAAGTAAGACGCAGTAGAGGCGCGCCAGGAAATTGCTGCCTCTGATGTAAGGTGCTGACAATACCATGCCCGGGCAGAAGGAATTGACGGTCATGCctagggttaaaaaaaggggggaggggatatttatttacatatttccaTCATCTACTttcatctacttctctctttccctcctttctccctagcTGATAAAAGTAAAGTGTACAAGTAGTAGGTAACCGAAAATTACTACCGTCACTACAAAATCAgtgaattaataataaagaaaaaaaacaacacattaaaATCTGATGTCATTTTCCTTACCTGTATGAGCCGTCGCGTCAGCCAAGCAATTAGACATTAGAATGTTGCAAAGCATTGACTGAGCGAAGGCACGCAGACCCCCGTATTTCGCACGCTCGAAATTCAAATTCTGCAAGGGACGTCTTCATGAAGCATGTGTTTGTATCAACAGAGATATCATTTATCACTTTTCTCTGTAAGCGTTAATTCATATGCTTCGACATTTGGTTTTAGAATTATAAAGCTGACTGTAGTGTAAGCACATTATGtgaccgtgtgtgtatgtgtgtatgtgtttgtgtgtacactgTAACGCTAAATATACATGCCATACGAAGCAAATCGTTTTTTAAATCACAGATAAAAATGAATACGAATTATGAATGAAATATGGGAACTAATTAAATAAGTCACACTCTTAGGGTAAAAAGTCTCCAGCCATTTCATATAATCCCTGTTACTGACTGACTTCTGCATTAACGAGTAACATGGTCTTCAAAGAACCACTCTACCTTGGGAGTGATAGTGGAGAGCATGTAGTGAGCTGAAGCTGCCAACACTATAACTCGACTTGATTTGTGTTTCCGTAACAAACCTGTGGAGGAAATGTAAATCATAATTTATATGGAAGAAGGTGTAGTATAGGTagtagaggaaagaaaaagagagagagtagaagagggtgaaagagagagacagaggggaaggggaaaacaaacTAGCCGAGAACATCATCACTACTTTTGCATTGTCATATTTGCAGAACTCAGATTTAATGGCAGATATGATGACTTTCAGTATATATTACCCCGCATTTTGGAATTCATAAATCGGATAACATGATATCATCTGTATGGAAATACACATTCATAAAGAGACAAATATGAAGACGGGAAAATCAAAATAATCAGTGAACTTGCACTTTTAGATGAAACACCGGAATATGATCAATAAAGTTCTTATCACTCACCGATAAGGCGATTTACCAAGAGAAAATGACCAAAGTGATTGGTGGCCATAGTGACTTCCAGGCCGTCAGCCGTCAGCTCTCGAGTGACAGCCCCGCCGGTACACGCTACCATTACCAGTATATCTATCCTGTTAGCAAAATACAACTGTAAATGTACTATGATAAACAGTAATACATAATCGTCGATACAATTTAGCTCGAGATGTTTCGGGTGACACAAGTAGACTTCTGATTGGGTGGTAGgattattttgataaattatgACAAATTTCCATTATTCATAATGTAATagccttttctcactttcttttgccTTCATTCAACGTACCCGAAACGTACTGCaaaatattatctaaaaaatattGAGATACCAACTACATTAATGACATCATATTTGCCGTGTATGATCCATCTACATAACACGGAATAAATTCTGTGAAAATCTCAACTAATGAGC harbors:
- the LOC119588279 gene encoding retinol dehydrogenase 13-like, coding for MAEIGLGELSWTLATMCAWVLAVGIMLCLCLAVVYLVYLRHANRGTRNFWPATVHLDGKIAVITTNGNDIGVEAARQMAARGARIVLACSDQRRVHEAKVDAISSSHVPQVIWRHLDTSSLASVNSFADDFVRREERIDILVMVACTGGAVTRELTADGLEVTMATNHFGHFLLVNRLIGLLRKHKSSRVIVLAASAHYMLSTITPKNLNFERAKYGGLRAFAQSMLCNILMSNCLADATAHTGMTVNSFCPGMVLSAPYIRGSNFLARLYCVLLQFVTRSDEEAAKTIVYLAGSDEVANVTGGFFADCAERKMTGLASDIGLARKVWERSEAMVRLAPLDSP